The Deinobacterium chartae genome includes a window with the following:
- a CDS encoding helix-turn-helix domain-containing protein — protein MTATRVSNRIRTLRFEHGEMTQAELAQRLGVTRQTVIAIEQGRYSPSLEMAFRIARIFGVPLDTVFQYADQEGETP, from the coding sequence GTGACCGCTACCCGAGTGAGCAACCGTATCCGCACCCTGCGCTTTGAGCACGGCGAGATGACCCAGGCCGAACTCGCACAACGGCTCGGCGTTACCCGCCAGACCGTCATCGCCATCGAACAGGGCCGGTATTCACCCTCGCTGGAAATGGCGTTTCGGATCGCCCGCATCTTCGGAGTTCCGCTCGACACCGTCTTCCAATATGCCGACCAAGAAGGAGAAACGCCATGA
- a CDS encoding NAD(P)-dependent alcohol dehydrogenase produces the protein MKAVMLDRYGSFDALKLRETPPPTLTDDGILVRVHAASVDAGVWHVMTGQPYLMRVMGFGFRKPKNPIVGMALAGQVVQVGARVTRFRPGDEVFGSCDGAFAEYACTDESRLAHKPAALTLEQAAALSISGCTALQALRDAGQVQAGQKVLVIGAGGGVGIYAVQLAKAFGAEVTGVCSSSKVELVRSIGADAVIDYTRSDFTRLEERYDLIVDTAGNRPLHALRRALTPQGTVVLVGGEGGNPWLGSVSRVIQAGVLSPFIRQNLRGLMSTVRSEDLEFLRAQVDAGKLRPVIDRTYPLHEVPEAVRYLHDGHARGKLIIRV, from the coding sequence ATGAAAGCCGTGATGCTGGACAGATATGGTTCTTTTGACGCCCTCAAGCTCCGCGAGACTCCCCCGCCCACGCTCACGGACGACGGTATCCTGGTTCGCGTGCACGCCGCTTCGGTCGACGCCGGCGTCTGGCATGTCATGACCGGACAGCCGTACCTGATGCGGGTCATGGGCTTCGGTTTCCGCAAACCCAAGAACCCCATTGTGGGCATGGCCCTGGCGGGCCAGGTGGTGCAGGTCGGAGCCAGGGTCACGCGCTTCCGGCCCGGAGACGAGGTATTTGGCAGCTGCGATGGCGCTTTTGCCGAATACGCCTGCACCGACGAATCTCGGCTGGCGCACAAGCCCGCCGCGCTGACCCTCGAACAGGCCGCCGCCCTGTCCATCTCGGGCTGCACGGCCCTGCAGGCCCTGCGCGACGCCGGACAAGTCCAAGCCGGCCAGAAGGTGCTGGTCATCGGGGCAGGCGGCGGTGTAGGCATCTACGCGGTCCAATTGGCCAAGGCCTTCGGGGCAGAGGTCACCGGAGTGTGCAGCTCCAGCAAGGTGGAGCTGGTCCGGTCCATCGGCGCCGACGCGGTGATCGACTATACCCGCAGCGACTTTACCCGCTTGGAAGAACGCTACGACCTGATCGTGGACACGGCAGGCAACCGCCCCCTGCACGCCCTGAGGCGTGCGCTCACTCCGCAGGGTACCGTGGTTCTGGTCGGCGGCGAGGGCGGCAACCCCTGGCTCGGCAGCGTCAGCCGCGTGATTCAGGCCGGCGTGCTCTCCCCCTTTATCCGCCAGAATCTGCGCGGCCTGATGTCGACCGTCCGCTCAGAGGACCTGGAGTTCCTGCGAGCCCAGGTGGACGCCGGAAAACTCCGGCCGGTCATCGACCGTACCTATCCGCTGCACGAGGTTCCCGAAGCTGTCCGCTACCTGCATGACGGACACGCCCGGGGCAAGCTGATCATTCGCGTCTGA
- a CDS encoding MarR family winged helix-turn-helix transcriptional regulator yields the protein MLEPQNSPPARDDLIQRLMHAMWSAGQAMKRDVAPLLAREHGMEFKHYVLLDRVASGALYPRELSTCLALPPSHISRVLDELSGHGLLRRSLDPHDSRRVRLEITPQGHALLEATRATMTQVVEQGLAAFSLEEVRTVTSALERIAAAMQESGNGPCPQPQRPEELEESQP from the coding sequence ATGTTGGAACCTCAAAACTCCCCCCCCGCCCGCGACGACCTGATCCAGCGGCTCATGCACGCCATGTGGTCGGCCGGGCAGGCCATGAAACGCGACGTTGCCCCGCTGCTCGCGCGCGAACACGGCATGGAATTCAAGCACTACGTCCTGCTCGACCGCGTCGCCAGCGGAGCCCTGTACCCACGCGAGCTCAGCACCTGCCTGGCCCTGCCTCCCAGCCACATCTCGAGGGTGCTCGACGAGCTCTCCGGCCACGGGCTGCTGCGCCGCAGCCTGGACCCGCACGACTCGAGGCGCGTGCGCCTCGAGATCACCCCCCAGGGTCATGCGCTGCTCGAGGCTACCCGCGCCACCATGACCCAGGTGGTCGAGCAAGGACTTGCGGCTTTCTCGCTCGAGGAGGTCCGAACCGTGACCAGCGCGCTTGAGCGCATCGCTGCAGCGATGCAGGAGAGCGGCAACGGCCCCTGCCCGCAGCCTCAGCGTCCCGAGGAACTCGAGGAGTCCCAGCCATGA